Proteins from one Desulfonema limicola genomic window:
- a CDS encoding nucleotidyl transferase AbiEii/AbiGii toxin family protein, with translation MTGFLKTFQKQIEAFEVAYKEALHSFPPEAWSWGGGTVLSLYYFHHRKSFDVDIFIRDPQIFPYLSPKWLLDNDKTAFSYDYHEAADHIRLVVSKSGIKVDFILSPLILNSGVVKNILLQTGFDFYVETIDEIIAKKIKFRRKYNITRDIFDIAAALTHQPEILQKLYQLKILKLEDIVELNMTLESLDMYRYKKEIELISPDRKMKDISENSRDIIMKAIDILRNKILK, from the coding sequence TTGACTGGCTTTTTAAAGACATTTCAAAAACAGATTGAAGCTTTTGAAGTCGCATATAAAGAGGCATTGCACAGTTTTCCGCCTGAAGCCTGGTCATGGGGCGGCGGAACCGTGCTTTCTCTGTATTATTTTCATCACAGAAAAAGCTTTGATGTTGATATTTTCATCAGAGACCCACAGATTTTTCCCTATCTGTCTCCCAAATGGCTGCTTGACAATGATAAAACCGCATTTTCATATGACTATCATGAAGCAGCGGATCATATAAGACTTGTGGTATCAAAATCCGGCATCAAGGTAGATTTTATACTTTCACCGCTTATTTTAAACAGCGGGGTAGTAAAAAATATCTTACTGCAGACAGGATTTGATTTTTATGTTGAAACTATTGATGAGATCATTGCAAAAAAGATAAAATTCAGACGTAAATATAATATCACAAGGGATATTTTTGATATTGCAGCAGCATTGACACATCAGCCGGAAATCCTGCAAAAGCTTTACCAGCTAAAGATTCTAAAACTTGAAGATATTGTTGAACTGAATATGACATTGGAGTCATTGGACATGTACCGCTATAAAAAAGAAATTGAGTTAATATCTCCTGACCGGAAAATGAAGGATATTTCAGAAAATTCCAGGGACATTATAATGAAAGCAATTGATATATTGAGAAATAAGATTTTAAAATAA